From a region of the Burkholderia lata genome:
- a CDS encoding ABC transporter permease: MNGFFLHLSIADWVNSALETFVAQYGDGFHHFSVLVLRYLLVPLEGALRVAPPWLVLLVVGAIAWNATRRIGLGVLFMLLLYAIGCFGLWDKLMQTLALMLVSTVLSVAIGVPVGILASRSAWLRRMLLPVLDVMQTLPSFVYLIPVLMLFGLGKVPAILATIIYALPPLIRLTDLGIRQVDPDVTEAARAFGTTRWQLLVNVQLPLARPSIMAGINQTTMMALSMVVIASMIGSRGLGEDVLAGIQTLDVGKGTQAGLAIVILAIVIDRISQGFGQERRARRRLAQQRRQKGASRVPYRLPRKAQSAGVDSNQATQSSRA, translated from the coding sequence ATGAACGGCTTCTTTCTGCACCTGTCGATCGCCGACTGGGTGAACAGCGCGCTCGAGACGTTCGTCGCGCAATACGGCGACGGCTTCCATCACTTCAGCGTGCTGGTGCTGCGCTACCTGCTCGTGCCGCTCGAAGGCGCGCTGCGCGTGGCGCCGCCGTGGCTCGTGCTGCTGGTCGTCGGCGCGATCGCGTGGAATGCGACGCGCCGCATCGGCCTCGGCGTGCTCTTCATGCTGCTGCTGTACGCGATCGGCTGTTTCGGCCTGTGGGACAAGCTGATGCAGACGCTCGCGCTGATGCTCGTCTCGACGGTGCTGTCGGTCGCGATCGGCGTGCCGGTCGGCATCCTCGCGTCGCGCAGCGCCTGGCTGCGCCGGATGCTGCTGCCCGTGCTCGACGTGATGCAGACATTGCCGAGCTTCGTGTACCTGATTCCGGTGCTGATGCTGTTCGGCCTCGGCAAGGTGCCCGCGATCCTCGCGACGATCATCTACGCGCTGCCGCCGCTGATCCGCCTGACCGATCTCGGCATCCGCCAGGTCGATCCGGACGTGACGGAAGCCGCGCGTGCGTTCGGCACGACGCGCTGGCAACTGCTCGTCAACGTGCAGTTGCCGCTCGCGCGGCCGAGCATCATGGCCGGCATCAACCAGACGACGATGATGGCGCTGTCGATGGTCGTGATTGCGTCGATGATCGGCTCGCGCGGGCTCGGCGAGGATGTGCTCGCGGGCATCCAGACGCTCGACGTCGGCAAGGGCACGCAGGCCGGCCTCGCGATCGTGATTCTCGCGATCGTGATTGACCGGATCAGCCAGGGCTTCGGCCAGGAGCGTCGCGCCCGGCGGCGGCTCGCGCAGCAGCGCCGGCAGAAGGGCGCGTCGCGCGTGCCGTACCGGCTGCCGCGCAAGGCGCAGTCGGCGGGCGTCGATTCGAATCAGGCGACGCAGTCGTCGCGTGCATAG